One Frankiaceae bacterium genomic window, TTCGCCTCGACGCACGCCGTGACGATGCCGTCCCAGCTGCGCGCGCTGCTCCACGCGGACGGCCGCGACCTGCTCGGTGCGTTCAGGGACGCGCTGCCGCCGGTGCCGCGGGTGCGCGTCCAGCGGTGGACGCCGCGCAGGCTCGGCATCGCGGCGGCCGCTGTAGGCGGCGTGACGGGTGTCGCGGTGCTGCTGTGGGTCAACCTCAACGCGACCGGCTGGCTCTAGCCCTCGCGACGACGAGCGGCTGGTGACCGTGTGACCGTTCGCGTCCCGCGACGACCTCGGCGCGGCATCGGGGTGCGCATTGCTTCTTCTCCCGGCACGGCCCGCAACCCGGTTGCGGACGTGACCGGGGGGTCGTGCGACACGCCCTGGCCGGCAGGGACCAACGACTCTGCCGCGCCCGCGGGCCCGCGCGCAGTGTCAGGGCGTTCGAGGAGGCGAGGACGATGACGGTGCTGGACGCCACAGCCGGCGCCGAGCTCACGACGCGCGTCGTCGAGGGCCGGCTGCGGACGACGCTGTACCTCGACGGGGAGCTCTGCCATCGCACCGCGGCCGTCCTCAGGGACGCGCTGCGTGACGCCTGCGACCGTGCGCCGCGCAACGTCGTCGTCGACTGCGCGGGCGTCACCGCGGTGACGGACGTGGCAGGGCTCGCGCCGGTGGTCGCCGCGATGCACGACGCGCACCGGCGTGACGGCCGGCTCTGGCTCGCCGATCCCGCCGGACCGGTGGTCGACGGGCTGCGGCGGGCGCATCTCGCGCGCGTCGTCGACACCGGCACCCCGCTCGCCGAGCTGGTGACGTCATGACCGGCGACGCCCCGCTGCTGCGGTTCCTCGGCGGCGCGGGGACCGTGACGGGCAGCAAGTTCCTCGTGCAGGCGGGCGGCTCGCGGGTGCTCGTCGACGCGGGGCTGTTCCAGGGCCTGCGCGCGCTGCGCGACCGCAACCGCGCGAAGCTTCCCGTGCCGCCCGACGAGATCGACGCGGTCGTCGTGTCGCACGCGCACCTCGACCACTCCGGCTACCTGCCGGCCCTCGTCAGGGGCGGCTTCCGCGGGCCGGTGTTCGCGACGGCGCACACGATCGAGCTGATGCGGATCATCCTGGCCGACAGTGCGCGACTGCTCGCCGAGGAGGCCGACTACGCCAACCGCAAGGGGTACGGCAAGCACCGCCCGGCAGTGCCGCTGTACACCGAGCGCGACGTCGAGGTCGCGCTGTCCAGGACCGTCGCGCTGCCGACGGGTGAGCTGGCCGAGATCGCGCCGAACGTCGACGTCGTCCTGCGCAGGGCTGGGCACATCCTCGGCTCGGCGAGCGTGCGGCTCGACCTGCGCGCCGACCGGCGGACCGTCGAGTTCTCGGGCGACCTGGGACGGCCTGACCACCCGGTCCTGCGGCCCCCGGAGCCGCCGGCCGGCGCGGACGTGCTCGTCGTCGAGTCGACGTACGGCGACCGCACCCACGAGGACGTCAGCGCGCGGGAGACGTTCGCCGACGCGATAGTCCGGACCGTGGCGCGCGACGGCGTCGTCGTGATCCCGGCGTTCGCGGTGGACCGTACGGAGGTCGTGCTCTACCACCTCCGGTCGCTGATGGAGTCAGGCCGGATTCCGCGCGTCCCCGTGTACGCCGACAGCCCGATGGCGCTCGCGACCCTGCGCGTCTACCGCGCCGCGATCGCGGCGCGCAGCGACGAGATCCGGCCCGGGATCCTCGACGGCGACGACCCGTTCGACCTGGGTGGGCTGGTCGAGGCCAGCAGCGTGGAGGCGTCGATGGCGATCGGGCGGCAGCAGGGGCCGTTCGTCGTCGTGTCGGCGTCGGGGATGGCGACGGGCGGGCGCGTGGTGCACCACCTCACGCAGCGGCTGCCGGGCGAGCGCAACACGGTGATCCTCCCCGGCTACCAGGCGTTCGGCACCCGCGGCCGCGCGCTGGCCGACGGCGAGCAGGTCGTGAAGATGCTCGGCAGGTACGTGCCCGTCCGCGCGGAGGTCGTGTCGGTGCCGGGCTTCTCCGTGCACGCCGACTCGGGCGAGCTCGTCGACTGGATGCGCAGGACCCCGCGGGAGCCGGAGATGACGTACGTCGTGCACGGTGAGCCGGACGCGTCGCGAGCGCTGTCCGAGCGGGTGCGCCGCGAGCTGCGCAGGCCGTGCGTCGTCCCGCGCGACGACGAG contains:
- a CDS encoding STAS domain-containing protein, giving the protein MTVLDATAGAELTTRVVEGRLRTTLYLDGELCHRTAAVLRDALRDACDRAPRNVVVDCAGVTAVTDVAGLAPVVAAMHDAHRRDGRLWLADPAGPVVDGLRRAHLARVVDTGTPLAELVTS
- a CDS encoding MBL fold metallo-hydrolase: MTGDAPLLRFLGGAGTVTGSKFLVQAGGSRVLVDAGLFQGLRALRDRNRAKLPVPPDEIDAVVVSHAHLDHSGYLPALVRGGFRGPVFATAHTIELMRIILADSARLLAEEADYANRKGYGKHRPAVPLYTERDVEVALSRTVALPTGELAEIAPNVDVVLRRAGHILGSASVRLDLRADRRTVEFSGDLGRPDHPVLRPPEPPAGADVLVVESTYGDRTHEDVSARETFADAIVRTVARDGVVVIPAFAVDRTEVVLYHLRSLMESGRIPRVPVYADSPMALATLRVYRAAIAARSDEIRPGILDGDDPFDLGGLVEASSVEASMAIGRQQGPFVVVSASGMATGGRVVHHLTQRLPGERNTVILPGYQAFGTRGRALADGEQVVKMLGRYVPVRAEVVSVPGFSVHADSGELVDWMRRTPREPEMTYVVHGEPDASRALSERVRRELRRPCVVPRDDERVRLD